Proteins encoded within one genomic window of Elusimicrobiota bacterium:
- a CDS encoding ABC transporter ATP-binding protein, translated as MSSAIKIENLTKIYRKSHLGRVTAYVGVKNLSLEVKEGSIYGLIGLNGSGKTTTIKLILGLLFPNGGKISLFGNPMPDRKKLSLVGYLPEMPYFYKFLTGREILNFYAELSGSVPAARIDEVIKIVDMVPNAGKRVSEFSKGMMQRLAIAQSLLHNPPLLVFDEPVSGLDPLAIREMRTLILKLKEEGKTLFFSSHSISEVEKICDTVGILHKGEFIKVVEQKEWQEKNNLEEIFIEAIKDK; from the coding sequence ATGAGTTCTGCAATAAAAATTGAAAATCTTACCAAAATATACCGCAAGAGCCACCTGGGCAGAGTTACAGCCTATGTTGGCGTAAAAAACCTCAGCCTGGAAGTCAAAGAAGGAAGCATTTACGGTTTGATAGGCTTGAACGGCAGCGGTAAAACAACCACAATAAAACTTATTTTAGGCCTGTTATTTCCAAACGGAGGCAAAATTTCTCTTTTCGGCAATCCTATGCCCGACAGAAAAAAACTGTCATTGGTAGGGTATCTGCCTGAAATGCCTTACTTTTATAAATTTCTGACGGGAAGAGAAATCCTTAATTTTTACGCTGAATTATCCGGCAGCGTGCCTGCAGCGCGCATTGATGAAGTCATTAAAATTGTGGATATGGTTCCCAACGCAGGTAAAAGAGTCAGCGAATTTTCAAAAGGCATGATGCAAAGGCTGGCTATAGCCCAGAGCCTTTTACATAACCCGCCCTTACTAGTGTTCGACGAACCAGTCAGCGGTTTGGACCCTCTTGCCATCAGGGAAATGAGAACCCTGATACTCAAACTTAAAGAAGAAGGCAAGACATTATTCTTTTCTTCCCATTCCATATCGGAAGTTGAAAAAATTTGCGACACGGTGGGCATCCTGCACAAAGGCGAGTTTATTAAGGTTGTTGAACAGAAAGAATGGCAGGAAAAAAATAACCTTGAAGAAATATTTATAGAGGCCATAAAAGACAAATGA
- a CDS encoding ABC transporter permease subunit produces MKQILSIVKYTLRQNIRNRVYYILVVFAIAIIFVTMLLSVLGGEQPVRILLDFGLASIEFFGLLLVIFAGVSLLLEEIESKTVYLMLIRPIPKWYYVIGRYLGLLVSVYLAMLFMYAMHFGMLMLKGWVFDPLYLIAIFSSMTKIAIIGALAVFFSLFSTSQSSSLIFTIFIWILGHFAQELKFLTAKMQFTPIKVVLKVLYLAIPNLQYFNWKDFIGSGLTISYWFGVSVVYAFAYCAVCLLLSIHLFNKKEF; encoded by the coding sequence ATGAAACAGATATTATCCATCGTCAAATATACGCTCAGGCAAAATATACGAAACAGAGTTTATTACATACTTGTAGTTTTCGCGATAGCGATAATTTTCGTTACAATGCTTCTTTCAGTGCTGGGCGGTGAACAGCCGGTAAGGATTTTGCTTGATTTCGGCCTTGCGTCGATAGAATTCTTCGGATTACTGCTGGTTATTTTTGCCGGAGTAAGCCTGCTACTTGAGGAGATAGAATCAAAAACAGTGTATTTGATGCTCATCAGGCCTATCCCTAAGTGGTATTATGTTATAGGAAGATATTTAGGCTTGCTGGTTTCAGTTTACCTGGCGATGCTGTTCATGTATGCGATGCATTTTGGGATGTTAATGCTTAAGGGCTGGGTTTTTGACCCTCTTTACCTGATAGCAATTTTTTCTTCAATGACGAAAATAGCTATTATCGGAGCTCTCGCGGTTTTCTTTTCGCTCTTTTCAACTTCCCAGTCATCATCGCTTATTTTTACGATTTTTATATGGATATTGGGCCATTTTGCGCAGGAGCTAAAGTTTCTTACGGCGAAAATGCAGTTTACTCCTATAAAAGTTGTGCTTAAAGTTCTTTATCTTGCGATTCCTAATTTGCAATATTTTAACTGGAAAGATTTTATCGGTTCAGGTTTAACGATTTCTTACTGGTTTGGTGTGTCGGTTGTTTACGCTTTTGCTTACTGCGCAGTTTGTTTATTGTTATCCATTCATCTTTTTAACAAAAAAGAATTCTGA
- a CDS encoding thymidylate synthase, with protein sequence MKSKNLHKELLKPVHLDTFDLDDAWFQALNALLEKGHVYTITRGSYEGQRRLEFDFVTIRVKEPGHQIIPIMPEGCGIPSPTSMEYINDYLSYLLTGAKTATEDYTYGERLVDAKIRFMDNISGKEMLREMPLHVNQVEEVIKMYKTHGHGTNQAVMEIGMPSDIKLIDPPCMRLIDTRIRYGKLHFIIYFRSWDLWGGFPSNLGGLQLVKQYMAEEIGVEDGEIIAVSKGMHLYEYTWDWAKQRCKKENLKIG encoded by the coding sequence ATGAAATCCAAAAACCTTCACAAAGAATTATTAAAACCCGTGCACCTTGACACCTTCGATTTGGACGATGCCTGGTTCCAGGCGCTGAACGCCCTATTAGAGAAGGGGCACGTTTACACAATTACCAGAGGAAGCTATGAAGGACAAAGAAGGCTGGAGTTTGATTTTGTTACCATCAGGGTAAAGGAACCCGGCCACCAGATTATTCCGATAATGCCCGAGGGCTGCGGAATTCCTTCCCCTACAAGCATGGAATATATAAATGATTATTTAAGTTATCTTTTAACCGGGGCAAAAACAGCGACTGAAGATTATACCTATGGCGAAAGGCTGGTTGACGCAAAAATAAGGTTTATGGATAATATCAGCGGCAAAGAAATGCTGCGGGAAATGCCTTTGCATGTTAACCAGGTTGAAGAAGTAATAAAAATGTACAAAACCCACGGCCACGGTACAAACCAGGCAGTGATGGAAATAGGAATGCCTTCCGATATAAAATTGATTGACCCGCCTTGCATGCGCCTTATTGATACCCGGATCCGTTACGGCAAACTTCACTTCATTATTTATTTCCGCTCGTGGGATTTATGGGGTGGGTTTCCCTCAAACCTCGGCGGCTTACAATTGGTAAAACAGTATATGGCTGAGGAAATCGGCGTGGAAGACGGTGAAATAATTGCTGTAAGCAAAGGCATGCATCTTTATGAATATACCTGGGATTGGGCCAAACAAAGGTGCAAAAAAGAAAACCTCAAAATCGGTTAG